One genomic window of Campylobacter curvus includes the following:
- a CDS encoding DMP19 family protein → MVQKHIVITKKTIENLNEDNYFDVIEPLWFSVDIYDSYEIYERTLQPFSREQRYVFTTEWLIAEVSNGGFEQFFDNSTGIVLKDALEGLKQMDCDDAVSVIERVIECYGVFSSLDRKTRWVEMENISDEAWEKIDALNDEFYKLEIYPKMLSYIKANADKFLFDGVVDTE, encoded by the coding sequence ATGGTGCAAAAACACATCGTCATCACGAAAAAGACGATAGAAAATTTAAACGAGGATAACTATTTTGACGTGATAGAGCCACTTTGGTTCAGTGTCGATATTTATGATAGTTACGAGATTTACGAGCGCACATTGCAGCCTTTTTCGCGCGAGCAGCGATACGTCTTTACTACGGAGTGGCTGATAGCGGAGGTTAGCAACGGCGGCTTCGAGCAGTTTTTTGACAACTCGACTGGCATCGTTTTAAAAGATGCTTTGGAGGGTTTGAAGCAGATGGATTGCGATGATGCGGTCAGTGTGATAGAGCGCGTCATAGAGTGCTACGGCGTGTTTTCCTCGCTTGATCGCAAGACGCGCTGGGTGGAGATGGAAAACATAAGCGACGAGGCGTGGGAGAAAATAGACGCGCTTAATGATGAATTTTACAAGCTTGAAATTTATCCCAAAATGCTAAGCTATATCAAGGCAAACGCCGATAAATTTTTATTTGACGGCGTGGTGGATACGGAGTGA